DNA sequence from the Drosophila sechellia strain sech25 chromosome 3L, ASM438219v1, whole genome shotgun sequence genome:
TGTGCCTCTTTGTGGGCCTCTTCTCCGCGAATTTGTGCGACGAAGGTGAGTCTTTGATCAAATTACACCGAATTAAAATCGAATTGAAGACACACCGAACACTCATTTCTCAATTAtgcaccacacacacacacgcttgCATGTGCATGCGTACGTGTGCGCAAACCcctcgcatgtgtgtgtgtgcggtgtgcgggcatgtgtgtgtgcatggaTGTGTTTAAGTGTGTGGATGTGGGGGTTTTTTAAATGCCAATTCCTATATTGAATATCAATTCTCCGGCCATTTTCTCTTACTCCGACTTTGGGGCAATGTTCTCCGCATGAGAACTGGCGAATCTGCAGCTTTACAAAATAAGAAACTTCAGATTGACGAAAGTCACTTCCATAAATTGTCACATTACCATACGTTAATATTTGTGCACATTTTGGTAAATATGTATTTACCGAGTTGTAACCATATTTTGTTCGCaagcatttatttaaatcgtTTTCTGCTTTTCAATTTCATGAAAAGTTGTAATTACCATACGAAAATATTTGTACATATCTTGGGATTTTAAGAGATTTGGACCATATTTTGTTGACAAACAATATTTACCTTTTCAGATTTCTTAAATTTCCATTCCTTAAATTCCATTatggcataaaaataaatagcaCCTAAATGCAGCTTATTTTGAATATAGTAATCTTTATTTTTCGAACCaaatcaatttgttttgttaCGTTTTCCTATTTTGTTTGAACATTTTGGGGTGACGCATAAGTTTTTATCTATAATATTCGTTGCTGATTACTTACACAAgccctgtttttttttttttgagaccTTGATAGGCGATGTActtacataaaaatatatttttacgATATATTCATTCTGAAATAAGAATTATATCAACGTTTCAAAAAAGGGtgactaataaaaaaaaccattcattgatttcattattattatatttactaCACTAGAATCTTTCTGATGTGAAATAGTTTTACGAACTTATCAAAAACTATAAGCTATTACtctttttatttgccttaGCAGTGACCACACCGTCTCCAGCGAACAGCACCACCCAGGATTCCAAGAACACCACCACTCCGCCGGACACCACCACCACTGTGACGCCACCGTCGACCTCAACAGCGAGCACCACAACTGAGAAGACCACGGCGACGCCACCAATTACCACATCGACTGAGAAGACCACGACTACTCcagccagcaccaccaccaccagcagcaccactccggccagcaccaccaccaccagcagcaccactCCGGCAACGACCACCACCACGTCTGGAACTACAACTACGACCACTCCGTCTCCGAACTCGACCACAACTACGCCGCCGCCACACACATCAACCACGCCGGCGCCGAAGCCCGTGCCCTGCGGCCATTTCGATGGATCCTCGTTCATTGGCGGGATTGTGCTGACTCTGGGCCTGCTGGCCATCGGCTTGGTGGCCTACAAGTTCTACAAGGCCCGCAACGAGCGCAACTACCACACCCTTTGAGCCGCCACCGCCTTTACGTCGGCCTTCAATGCGGCAGCCGGAGCTGCGGCGGCCAGCAGCAGTGCCGCATCCACGGATGCGGAGCGCGTGCGGTTTGTCCAGCCTTCGATACCGCTAAGGTCGCCGCCAACGcagccgccaccaccaccgcccgCCCACATGGGTggcagtggtggtggtgcggcTGCAGCTCCACAAAACTGCTCGCCATCGGCCCGAGATCGGTTGCTGCACACGTAATTTAAACGCGGGGAGCCACACCATATTACCCAATATAATTAATATCCAAAGAGATGCCCTATACCCCGATTCCccaacaaaacacacacacagagataCAAACGGCAGTCAAGTAAAGTCAGTTCTTAAATTGAAACGATAACCCCCTGAGCGGATTTAATGCGGGCCCAGATAGTAGGAGCAGGCTCTACATTCTTGAATCACTTCCCTTATCTCAGTCATACAGAAAATgtgaaaacaaagcaaatatttttccttCAATGCATTGCATCCAATATGTAAGGGTACGTTTATCAGCAACTTGAGCGGATGTTCAACGCCTTATAAGAGGAGTCCGAGGAGCCTGTCACAGGGTCTTCCCAGGGCGACCATGAACCGAGAAATGAGTTATGAGATCGAAACGAAACGAGACGAGAGGAGTAAACACAAATAACAGCAAATATGTGAGACTGCTTGATAGCGAGAAAGTGAAGAGATCAGAAAGTGGAAAGCGGCTGGCGACGGCTTTGTTTCTGTAATTCATAGGGAGCTaacgaaaaggaaatataaatttttattatatttacacAATTTTTGAATAACTAAAATCTATTCATTCTAGGAACTAAGAATACATATGTACTACCTAAAACCGAGCTAAACACAATGGGAAACGCGTTTCAATTTTCTCAtttaatgtgcatttttttctCCGGTCTTTGCCCACTTGTTCTATCGATTCTGCTCACCCCGCCATTCCCGGGGTCCGTAGTATCAAAAAATCAATATAGCGACTAACGATGCACAGCAACAGGATTTACGGAGTGCGGTGCACGGTTGATATGCGTTTATATGCGATATAAACAAATGTAAACACACGTTTGTATACTGCTGTAGTAGATTTCTATTCGAGATTTGATGGAAGCCCCATGTTAATGCATACACGCAAATGTTGAATATTTTGTACTAGAATGGAAACTATACATATGAATTACGTTTACCTAACCCTACCGCGCTTGCTGTTGGATTAATACACATTTGAAGCTAAAAATCGATCACATAAGCCCGTCAAGTTTACGCGAATGAACGAACACTCTTTGCACAGGAAAATCTCATAAGTATATAAGCTAAAGTAACCAATCAATGTATATCCAGTAAATCACTCAGCCGGCTtactaaaaattatatatatatctatatatatatataaatatctatgTCTGTATATCGTGTAcgataataaatatttcaaaaatttaaacTGCATTTTTTACGGTATTAACTACCACTGTAAACTAGAATCTACGATTGAAACACGtttcatatttgttttttacaCCTAATTAATGGTCAATCAAAAGggggaattttatttaaattagcaAACATTAACTACACTATTCTGCGGTTAGTTTCTTTAACTTCTTGGGTGTCTTAATATTAGGTGTTTTCTCCTTGGGCGACTTTCTTTTCAGGTTTTCCTTCGGCTGTTGCTTAGTATTTACTTCTGGTTTCTTAATTATAGCTGCTTCCCCTTTTTCCGCCTTGGAGTTCTTAGCGTTTTGCTTCTGACTTAGTGTTTTCTTCTCTGGGGGTTTCCCTTTCTCGGCCTTCTGCTTGAGCTTATTCTTAGAGCTCCGCTTCTTCTGAGTGTTGAAGCGCAACACCAGTGGCGTGCCCGCCAGGCTGTGCTTCTCCTTGATGGCCTTGCGTGCATCGTGGGTCGTTGGCAGGGTTACGGTCGCCGTGCTGTAGTCTCGGAATTTACCCTTGCCCGGTCGTATTTGAATGTCCACTGCCTGGTCGTTGAACAGCTGGCGCACCTGGGCCAACGAACTGGTCTTTGGCAGATTTGTAATGACCACGGACGATGTAAAGGTACCCTTGGTGAGGACCTTCTTAGTAGCACGCTTCATCAGGGCCTTGGTGCGTTTGTTCACGATGGATGTCTGCTTGCGGGTCACCAGCTCGTTGACAAAATCATCGGAATCCGTTTTAGGCAGGGATACGAATAAACCCTTGTGCTTCTCATCCGTTTTGATGGAAGCTTTGATATCCTTAAAAGCCTGGTCGCGATCTTCCTTCGACTTGAAATTGACGAGGCAGAAACGTGCATGCTTCTGACGCGGCTTTGTGGACTTCAGAACCAGTGGATGCAGAGCCTTCACCTTGGCATTGAATTCCTCCACATCCAGGGGCAGTTTTTGTGGAAACCGGACATACAGCCGGGTGCCCTTTAACTGCTCGTACTTGGTGTGGATGTTCTCTTCGATAATCTCGGCACGGCTTTTGGGCTGTGGTTTGATTGTATCTTCCTCCTCACCATCATCTTCATCGGATTCGGTGTCACTGGCGTCCAGATCCAGTTCGGATCCATCGGAATCTTCGTCCTCGGAGTCCTCCGCCTGCCGCTGCTCCTCGTCGGAGTCCTCTGcctgcagctcctcctcgtcgGAAGCCTCGGAGTCTTCGAACTGcacttcctcctcctcggATGCACTTTCCACCTGCTTTATCTTCATGTTTTACcggaaaattaaatgttttccTTTGGAATTCAACTTGCACGTGTGAACGGCGGTGTGACCAGATCTTAAAAAAAACTAAGGCCCAACTAATCACAGCTAGAATTAGTGATGACAATCTGGTTACCAAAATCCAAACGAAagtgtatatataataaaataattaatgaaaatataaagTTTTTATGGAATTAAGTTGCAAAATATATAGCATAGCCTATATATACCATAAATATATACCGATACTTTGTATTGGCGCTATGGACTTCGTCTAATTCCGATACAACAAAATCTAGctataaaaaaacaaacagctCTGACGGACAGTTTCTTTTATTTAGAATTTTCAAACCGCAacaggaaaatggaaaatgaattCTTTTGGAatgactttaaattgaaacaacCTCCGTTGGTGACGCTGCTAGTGAAGGATACGAGTTTCGGTATGTTGATACCCTTGGCAAGTGGAAACAATCACAAAAACAATGGATCTCTTCTCCTTCCAAACAGCAAAAAATGTGTTCGTGGTCATCAACAGGTTCCTGCAACAGTTGTCCGAACCGGATGCCAAGGATTTCGAGGAGACGGCGGCATTAATTGGACGACTAATGGCACGCCGGAAGAACTCCTTCCGAAATATGCCCGGGTTTCGTTCCGTCTGCAAACTTAATGCGGCTCTGTGCCGCCTGCTGCGCCTGGATTTGGCCAGAGATCTGGAAAACTTTCGCGGTGCGCTGCCGGATGTGTGCGATGAGGACTTGGGTGGAGCCATGCCCACGCGAAGTAGCTTTGAGTTTATTTTGGTGCGTCTCCTGGGCTTCTATCATCTGCACGAGCGGATCAGGGAATGCTGCCTCAGTGCAGCCGCATACTTCACTCAACTCCTGCGCAACAACTTCTTCATGGAATTCACCACACTGCTAATCGCTGCCATTGCCAAGTTAAGCAAGCTGAGCTCCTTGCAGGCCGGCAAAAGTGCCACACTTTACAACAAGCTGCGCCCTCAGGTTGCCAACTATCCGCAGGTGCAGAAGCACAAGTTTCTGGCGGATAATCAAGAGCTTCCTGCCAGATTAGAACCTCCAATGAGAACTAATAACCAAACGCAGAAAGACGAAACACCAGACATAGTCCTGAAACCGAAAAAGGTCGTCACCAAAGTGGaaaaagccaaactggtggcCAAATCTGATGTGGGCACCATAATTGCCAGGAAGGGAACACCCGTTCAAGATGCAAAGAAACCCACATTCAATGAAGACGTTCTGGCTACGGTGGCGGATGCACAGAAGTTCATTGAACGCGAGTCGCAAGCTAGGAAACTGAATCCTCCTCCAGAAAGTTGTTTTACCCGAAAGATTGCCAAGCACGAGTGGCTGGCCGCACAAACGCTGTTCCAGCGCAAGTTGTCCAAGGAGCCCGAAAAGGCGTTGAGCATATTTCGCAGGTTTATTGTTAACAAAATAAAGTAACTTCACAAGCGACGATTAATTACGTTTGGGCACGACATTAAACACAGGTTACCATACCATCAGCCAGCCGAAGACTCTTAAGCGCCACAATTCGCTTTTGGGGATGGGGATTTTTGGTCTAACAGAGGTACACAATTATTAAAtcgtttaaatatttgttaattcGAGACTCACCTTAACAAACTTCTTAAAGTTCTTGCGGCCGCCATGCTTGTTCACAGAATCCTCAAGAGAAGCATCCACTTCCTCCTGGGAGCGAATGACAATGTTTAAGTTGCACATGCGCACCTCAATGCTGTCTTTCATGGCGGCCAGCCATTGCTCCTCATCTGGATCCGCCTTAATAGAGGTTTCCATCTTAACTGAGTCCGCATCTATTTCGGATTTGATATCATCGTTTAGCCTGCTACACGATAACCAACCACTGATGTCCACTTTCTTGGGCCTATCTCTACGCGGTGCCACTATGTACTTGGATTGCTTCTTGCTTTCTGTTTCGGGTACAAAGGGTTCGGTTAACCGGGAATCCTCGTCATCATGATCAGACGGTCTTTCAGAGTTGAAGTTAAACAAGCCATCGGTGGAGTCATCATTTTTCTGAACCTCTTGCGtctttcgtttctttttgctGTCTGCAAAGTTAAAAAGATTATCACAATCATCGCTGTCGCTTTCGTTTAGCAGCTCAAGGCGTAAACGCTTGCGCGGTTGTGTCTGGGATTGAGACTCCAATTGGGGTGGCACTGGAGCTGGTTCTTGTGCCTGTGATTTCTCTAGAAAGTCAACTACACTGATTCTGGCAGGTGCTTGGCTTTTGCTTGCGGACCTTGGCTGAACCACAGACTCTGTTTGCTTCTGTGGAGATTTACGGAATTGAAATAGGTCCCCTTCATCTTCTTCGTCACACGAGGTCACCGATAAAACAGGACGTTTTTGAGGCACTGCATGTTTGTCAGCCTGTTGGTTGGTAATATTTGTGGCCAATGATTTCCCATTGAGTCGTGGTGAAATCCTGGTGGCAGCTGGTGCTTCCGTTTTCTTCTTCGCCAGCGAAGGGATAGTTGGAGCTGGCGTTTCTTTTGATTCTCGAGCATTTTCGTTCTCCTCATCCGATGAGTCGACACAAAAAACCTGTTTGGTCTTTCGTGTTATGTGTTTACTCGCAGCTGGAACAGATGGATGTACGGATTTCTCCTCAGCGATGGCTTTGCTCCGACTTGTTACGCGTTGACCTGGAGCAAACGCCGGAGCTGGTGTCACATCTTCTTCCAAAGACGAGTCCAACAATATGGCATTCTTTGATTTCATGGTCAGTTTCGTAGCGATCTCCGATTTAGCTCGCTTAGACAATGTTGATTTCTTCTCCTCATCCGAGGAGTCAACTGTTGAGGCATGACTCCGCTTACGCAAGGAAGCTTGGGGCTCTGAATTAGGCTTAGATGCATTTGGTTCCATTTCACATTCAATTGACTCTGGCACCACCAGTTCGGaaatgggcgtggcattgGATTGCGCCGAGTCGCGTTCCGTGTTGGGCACTATGATCGAAGAGTTAAAGGCCATCGAGGAAGTTACAGACTCCGTGGTGGGCAATGAATCGgagatgaacttgtgcgttgGGTTGCAGAACTCTGTTATAGAGCAATGTATTAGTGCCATGCCAATCTCGTACTCCTGGATAATACGTCGACCATTCTGCTCCagaatatctaaaaataagaattatatatatttataatgtgATGTGGCAGTATATTTACACCTACCTTGTATACTATTGATTGATTCAGTGGCCTGGGACTGCGATGAAGGCACATACTGTATGACTATCACATCACTTTTTGTTAGGAATGTTTTGCGGACACCCGAATTGATGTCCTTGCATGTGGCTCCAGCCTTCTGCACCACTGATCCGTACATATCAAAGTGTTTGCGATTCATGAAGACGAATGTCTTGCCGGCGAAGAGACGGGTACGCTCGGGACGCCAGGTGACATCTATGTTGGTGGGCTGGTAATCCTCCGGCTGTGGCCATCCCTCCTTGACATGGATGCTCTGCGCTGCCTGCAGCATCTTTCGCCAGTAGGGGAATGTCACAATCGGCTTATTCTCGAGCATAGCGTGCAGTAGTTTCACGGTCACCGAAACTTCGTTCATGGTGAGATGGGAGCACTCGTCGGTCCAGTTCGATGTGACCGTGCCGCCCATGGGTTCAAGCATCTTCGTGAGCTCCTGGACCTCGGGACGCGTCAATGCGGAGACAGTTGTGACCAACTTCAGTTGGGTTACCTGCCAAATGCTCATGTTTGCGCCAAATCGCAAGCGTGTGCCCACAGGCAATGGAGTCGATGTTTTGGCAGGCACCTTGCGCGGCTTTTGGGAATTCTTAGGGAAAATGAAGGTGCCATATCTGGAGCCAAGGTCCTCGATATGCAGGGAGTCATCGCCATCCGCTTGCGTTTGGATGAGCAGCTGGGCATGATTGCGACTTATACTGAGGTCCTGCGCAACAATTAAATCCGTGGCCAGGCGACCAATGGTGTACACCTTTTTACCAGGAAACAACACAAGCTTTTCGTCATCTATAAAGGGtattttaaaagttaataaaCTAATAATCTCTGTGCTTTAGACCATTTTACGTGCCTTTAGTCAAAACAAACATAATTTCAAAACATTCACAAATTCAACAAATCACGAGCAGTGTGACCTTAGCAGATGTGCAAACTAACTACACAGAGACAAAGAAGGAGCGAGAATAATTGGCTAGGCTACAATTAATAATGGAATGTACATAATTTTCTAAGTTAATAGTTGTTtctcaaattgatttttattaacGGTCGAGAATGAACTTATAGACTTTGGATTCAATCGTTTTTTTACTGTTAAGTGACCAGTTATCGCTGCAATGATACCGTAGTTTCCTAAGAACGACAAATTAGCAAGAAGAAGCATTTGCAGCCggtttgtttttgtgtcgTTTTGCTAATGAAAAACTCAATAAACACTATTTATCTGCGATAAATGTGAGTGAGGACACCTGTAACCATGGCTCACCTGACCGGCACCCGCGTCAGCACCTTCAATGAGAGCTTCCTTAACGAAAATGAGCACGACTCGAATGCGGTGCTCATGGAACTGGACAAGGGGCTGCGGAGCACCAAGCAAGGAATCCAGTGCGAGGCGGTCGTCCGCTTTCCGCGCCTCTTCGAGAAGTATCCGTTTCCCATTCTCATCAACTCGTCGTTCATCAAGCTGGCCGATTACTTTGTCAGCGGATCGAATCTACTGCGCTTCTGGGTGCTTCGTGTTTGCCAGCAGAGCGAGAATCATCTGGACAAGATCCTCAACATTGACAGCTTTGTGCGCTGTATCTTTGTGGTGATGCACTCCAACGATCCGGTGGCGCgtgctctcctcctccgcACCTTGGGCGCCGTTTCCCGTGTGATTCCCGAGAAGCAACAGGTTCATCATGCCATTCGACGTGCTCTGGATAGCCACGATACCATCGAGGTGGAGGCTGCTATCTATGCTAGCAGCTGCTTTGCCGCCCAGTCCAGTTCCTTTGCCATCAGCATGTGCGCCAAGATTTCGGACATGATCGAATCGCTTCAGGTGCCGGTGCCAATGAAGCTGCTCCTGATTCCCGTGTTGCGACACATGCATCACGAGGCTACCACAGCCTCACTGGTCAGCAGACTGTGCATGGATCTGCTGCCAAAATATCCAGCCCAGAGCTTCGTGGTGGCCATCATAGACACGCTCACTCAATTGTCATCACGAACGCTGGTGGGAGTGCCCGGCCAGCTGGATGTTCTGCTGGATTTCATGCAGGACTTAAGAACACCCGTGCGCATACAGGTGCTGCGATCTTTCAACGAGTTGGCCGGACGCCAAAGCGTTCATGCCTGGCCCAAGCCAGCCATCAAAGCGCTCATTGATCGTTTCGAATTGTGTACCAATTCCAAGGAGCAGTTCCTCTTCCTCTCAATCCTACTGAAGCTAAGCGAGTGCCCGCTTACCTGCCAGCAGCTGCTTCGCGAGCATCGCGTAGCCCTGCTCCGTCTGTGCATCCAGTGCATTAGCAAGCTGGACGACTACACCACCGCCACTCAGGCCATGGCAGTTTTGTCGGTTCTAGTGGCATTTGGCCTTAAAAAGAAGGGCAGCGGCGAGCAGGTGGACGATATTCTTCATATGGTCAACCTGCACATGGAAGGACTGCTCCTTTGCACGGCCAAGCGGGCGGAGTGCACCCGCGATCTGCGTAGGGTGCTGACATACGGTATAAGGATCACTAAAGCCAACGCTGAATTTGGAACATCCTTCATCGGGATCGTGACCAGTACCCTGGGCGATAAGGGTGCCTATCCGCCAGCGAATGCGGAACTTATGTGCGAGGCACTGGCgggtctctgtgagcactttCAGCTGCGTAAGTACGCCTTTTCCACCGCAGAAGATTTGATAGGAGACGACAACGCGATGGACATCGATGAGTTGCCCCCGCCCAAGGTATCTACTGCATTAATACATCTATGCAACAATTTCTAATTGTCTCTAATCACAGGTAAATCCCATGCTAGCTCGTTTGCCGCTCATTCTGCACAAGCTGAACACCATTATCGACCAGGAGAACTGCGAAGAGCAGTTGCGCAGCGTGGAGATCCTGAGTTCTCTGGTGCTCCAAACCACCATGGGCTGTTACCTGCCGCAAAAGGTTGTTCAGTGCTTTGAGAAGTGCCTCGGTAGGCTTAACTGCTGGACGCTGTATAGGATTGCACGCACCGCTAGTCGCTATGGTCACCACTATGTGGCTGCTCACATTTATACCAAGGTCTCCCAGATTGTGATCAGCGATCATATGCACTATTTCCTGGTGGCACTGTCGCAGATCTCGCAGGCGGAGTGCATTCTTAACTATGGCTTGGAATACGCCTACATGCGGGACAATTATGCACCAAAGGTGGCACCGGATCCTTTAATGACGCTGATGAAGCGCTTGGAAACGGCTAGCAATCTATATCAGCAAGCGCTGGCTAGCCTGCGAGCCGGTTCCTCGCCCCAGCATCCGTGTACCTTTCAGTTAGAGTATTTGAAGATAAGGGCGCAATTCCTGCAGACCCTTCACCTGGCTGTGACCGTAAAGAATGCCCAGGTGATTGTGCCGCCACCGGCAATAGCTGGCAGTTTGGCCCAGAACTCGCGCGACTATCTGCAGAAGTTTGGTCATGTCACGAACCAGTTGCGCAAGCTGGTGAAGGCACTAAAGGCCTGCGAGGAAACTTACGCTAGGCTGTACAAGTCCTCATTCGATGCGGATCACGTGACGCTGGAGTTTCTGGAGGTGGCTGAATTTCAGTGCGCTCTTTTCGCCCACATCATCGAGTCGATTTGCTACGCCACACCTCCGGAACCCCCTGTATTTCTAACCACAGGCGATCACCCGGAGACACGCTACTTCGCCGCCAGTTGCCAGCGCATGGAACAGATGCAGAAAAACCTTCCACAAGAGCCGGCCAATGCCAAGACCATTAGTAACCGGCATTTGGATGTCATCATTGCGCAGATCGAGATCATAACGAAGACACCTCTCTGCCTGCCGCGCTACTTCTTCCAGATCCTGCAGTCCACACAGATCAAGCTATCGGTGAGTCCGCAGCCAAGGAGCGCCACCGAACCTGTGAATGTCCAGTCGGGCAGTAATCTGGTGATAAAGGTCGAGGGTGTCCTGCAGCACTTCAGCAAGCAGAAGAAACACTTCCGCCGCGTGGAGTCCGTTCAATTGAGCCTCACCTCACAGCTAATAACGCCGCCACCGCGATCCTCGCAAGAGCTGCCCAAGCAGGGCGCCAACGATACTGTGACCCTTAATCAGATTGTAAAGCCCCAGCGCGATTTCCTCTCCGGCAGCTTCCTGTTGCCCATCTCCAATGGCGGGCACTTCCAGGTGACGCTGGAAACATTCGTGGTAGACGAGAATGGTATTACCTGGTGCACTGGCCCCAAATCCTCGATGGTTGTGCGGGTGCTGGAGGATCCTAGCAAGCAGGGCGCTCCAGCGCCGAGCACTTCTCAGGCGGTGGGACAGACGAGGAGGTTTTGAACCATAGATGCGGGTTTTTATATGTCTTAaggttaaatatttaaaaaaatattattagtttaagcataacatccgaaatgaattaaaaatgaaaatatacgTATTTGATCAAGAAATGGTGTTTTCTTCAAtgtcaattttttttaatatatatcagcgaataaataaattaaattaaaattaaaaataattttatatttgaaaaacaTGAACATTAAAATCCAATTGGAGTGTTAAATGCACTTCGAATTAGACAATGTATCGATACTATCGAAACAGGTGGGTCCACCTCCATCGCGTGGTATGTTTGAAAGGCCCAAGTGCGGTCTCACTACTGCtgatttgttttcattaattCTTTTTGACTTGGAGAATAAATTAGGACAAATGAGGAATCATCGCGGGCCAACTGAATTGTGACCAgcgggcagcagcagcggcatgCGACACCGACACCACCAGTGCATCAGCACCACCTGGCCAGCGTTATAAGGGATTCTCCCATCCCCCCAAAGATCCACCGATTCCACTTGAGACCCAAAAGTCCAGTtcaaaaccaaaatcaaaatcagcGGAGCACCCGCACACCAGCGAGAACAAGTGGTTCCTACATGATCCGGCTGCCCCACTCTCCGTGCTCCAAGCTCTATGCTCCAGCTCAatgtaaatgttaattaaagcCAATTGAGCGCACACCCAAAAACACGCACCAAACCGAAAACGAATACGAAATACGAATCACTCACCCGGAGGAGAAGGCTCCGTTGGTCAAGATTCCGCGCTTAACCTGTTCAGGCGGCAacggcggtggcggtggtgctGCAATAAATGGACATAATTGCTCTAATTGGacagagcagcagcagcagtggcagtgggAACGGAGGAGCACGAGCaccatcaacagcagcagcagcagcagcagcaccccCCCTTGCAATAGGATGGCACAATTCACACTGTGAGTATACGTACATATAACTATTTGGTTATCAGTCGGGCTGCACACGGATTTCCTGCTTATGCGGACACCGGAGCCCCGTCAATGGGCGGCTTTTGTTTATCTATTGACGGCGATTCGGCGGTATTATGCAAGGGAACTCGATGTTTCGCCGCCTTGTGGCTTGACTAATACATGAGGATCATGAAACATTATCATACCATTGCAGCTACAACAAACACAGTGCGCCGCCCAGTAGCGAGAGTACGCGTGTGGACTGCGAACACGTACCGCTGTGCTCGATTAACGATGTGCAGCTAAGGTTCCTGGTACCCGACGACCTGACGGAGGTGAGTGAATGAAGTTCATCAGCTAATGCAGATAATCCCCCCACATTTGCATCTCCATGTGATGATCGTGTGTGTGTAGGTGCGACAGCTGTGCCAAGAATGGTTTCCAATCGACTATCCACTATCATGGTATGAGGATATTACCTCAAGCACGCGCTTCTTTGCGCTGGCAGCTGTATATAATCTGGCCATAATTGGTTTAATCGTTGCCGAAATCAAACCCTATCGAAATGTGAACAAGGAGGTAATAGCCAATATGAGTGATAGTGATGAGTTGTACACCAGGCTGAGCGGTTTTCCCATGCAGGACAAGGGCATCCTGCCGGACTCGATGGGTCGTTCCGCCGATGTCGGGTATATACTGTCGCTGGGCGTCCATCGTTCGCATCGACGCAATGGCATCGGATCGCTGCTGCTGGACGCGCTAATGAACCACCTGACGACGGCCGAGCGGCATTCGGTGAAGGCGATCTTCCTGCACACGCTGACCACCAATCAACCTGCCATATTTTTCTACGAGAAGAGAAGGTATTCAACCACCTCTGTCGTCGTGGCCTTGTTCTATTAATAGTGTGCAAACTGTTTTTGTCTTTTTAGATTTACGCTTCACTCATTCCTGCCCTA
Encoded proteins:
- the LOC6605088 gene encoding LOW QUALITY PROTEIN: sialomucin core protein 24 (The sequence of the model RefSeq protein was modified relative to this genomic sequence to represent the inferred CDS: substituted 1 base at 1 genomic stop codon); the encoded protein is MNRQAKFLILCLFVGLFSANLCDEVTTPSPANSTTQDSKNTTTPPDTTTTVTPPSTSTASTTTEKTTATPPITTSTEKTTTTPASTTTTSSTTPASTTTTSSTTPATTTTTSGTTTTTTPSPNSTTTTPPPHTSTTPAPKPVPCGHFDGSSFIGGIVLTLGLLAIGLVAYKFYKARNERNYHTLXAATAFTSAFNAAAGAAAASSSAASTDAERVRFVQPSIPLRSPPTQPPPPPPAHMGGSGGGAAAAPQNCSPSARDRLLHT
- the LOC6605089 gene encoding triadin, with translation MKIKQVESASEEEEVQFEDSEASDEEELQAEDSDEEQRQAEDSEDEDSDGSELDLDASDTESDEDDGEEEDTIKPQPKSRAEIIEENIHTKYEQLKGTRLYVRFPQKLPLDVEEFNAKVKALHPLVLKSTKPRQKHARFCLVNFKSKEDRDQAFKDIKASIKTDEKHKGLFVSLPKTDSDDFVNELVTRKQTSIVNKRTKALMKRATKKVLTKGTFTSSVVITNLPKTSSLAQVRQLFNDQAVDIQIRPGKGKFRDYSTATVTLPTTHDARKAIKEKHSLAGTPLVLRFNTQKKRSSKNKLKQKAEKGKPPEKKTLSQKQNAKNSKAEKGEAAIIKKPEVNTKQQPKENLKRKSPKEKTPNIKTPKKLKKLTAE
- the LOC6605091 gene encoding nibrin, translating into MFVLTKDDEKLVLFPGKKVYTIGRLATDLIVAQDLSISRNHAQLLIQTQADGDDSLHIEDLGSRYGTFIFPKNSQKPRKVPAKTSTPLPVGTRLRFGANMSIWQVTQLKLVTTVSALTRPEVQELTKMLEPMGGTVTSNWTDECSHLTMNEVSVTVKLLHAMLENKPIVTFPYWRKMLQAAQSIHVKEGWPQPEDYQPTNIDVTWRPERTRLFAGKTFVFMNRKHFDMYGSVVQKAGATCKDINSGVRKTFLTKSDVIVIQYVPSSQSQATESINSIQDILEQNGRRIIQEYEIGMALIHCSITEFCNPTHKFISDSLPTTESVTSSMAFNSSIIVPNTERDSAQSNATPISELVVPESIECEMEPNASKPNSEPQASLRKRSHASTVDSSDEEKKSTLSKRAKSEIATKLTMKSKNAILLDSSLEEDVTPAPAFAPGQRVTSRSKAIAEEKSVHPSVPAASKHITRKTKQVFCVDSSDEENENARESKETPAPTIPSLAKKKTEAPAATRISPRLNGKSLATNITNQQADKHAVPQKRPVLSVTSCDEEDEGDLFQFRKSPQKQTESVVQPRSASKSQAPARISVVDFLEKSQAQEPAPVPPQLESQSQTQPRKRLRLELLNESDSDDCDNLFNFADSKKKRKTQEVQKNDDSTDGLFNFNSERPSDHDDEDSRLTEPFVPETESKKQSKYIVAPRRDRPKKVDISGWLSCSRLNDDIKSEIDADSVKMETSIKADPDEEQWLAAMKDSIEVRMCNLNIVIRSQEEVDASLEDSVNKHGGRKNFKKFVKTKNPHPQKRIVALKSLRLADGMVTCV
- the LOC6605090 gene encoding uncharacterized protein LOC6605090; translation: MENEFFWNDFKLKQPPLVTLLVKDTSFAKNVFVVINRFLQQLSEPDAKDFEETAALIGRLMARRKNSFRNMPGFRSVCKLNAALCRLLRLDLARDLENFRGALPDVCDEDLGGAMPTRSSFEFILVRLLGFYHLHERIRECCLSAAAYFTQLLRNNFFMEFTTLLIAAIAKLSKLSSLQAGKSATLYNKLRPQVANYPQVQKHKFLADNQELPARLEPPMRTNNQTQKDETPDIVLKPKKVVTKVEKAKLVAKSDVGTIIARKGTPVQDAKKPTFNEDVLATVADAQKFIERESQARKLNPPPESCFTRKIAKHEWLAAQTLFQRKLSKEPEKALSIFRRFIVNKIK